In Fervidobacterium nodosum Rt17-B1, one genomic interval encodes:
- a CDS encoding UDP-N-acetylmuramoyl-tripeptide--D-alanyl-D-alanine ligase: MPVKLSDLFGHKFVIDSRKVQPGDVFVAIKGNNVDGHDFVKHAFENGAYAAIVEKDTGFENQIIVPNTVEFLGQLAKTIVEKFKPKIIGITGSNGKTSTKEIVWSVLSSEISAFKNEGNLNSEIGLPLSIINSYRGESVLILEMAQRVVGDIEYLCKIFPPDIGVLLNVGSAHVGVAGSVENIFKGKWQIVENSKEALVNFDDERMRCTKCRYFGTTGGDYILSKREYNGSSTILTFEYEGEEFYYQLPGYWTKPMALSALVAFGIADMIDVLFNPLNLANYKPLKGRFNVHRFSKGYLIDDTYNASYESFKAGIEEILENFPKPRYAIVGAMKELGEYSTYYHKKLSELLEQLDGVVVYDKEEESKDISCSNIIFRSADDKEIISFLNNRLINDSFDGVLYFKASRAVELDKIVEEVLNRKF, encoded by the coding sequence GTGCCTGTGAAGTTATCAGATTTATTTGGTCATAAATTTGTTATAGATTCACGAAAAGTCCAACCAGGTGATGTATTTGTTGCTATTAAAGGAAACAATGTTGATGGGCACGACTTTGTAAAACACGCTTTTGAAAACGGTGCATATGCAGCTATTGTTGAGAAAGATACGGGATTTGAAAATCAAATAATCGTTCCTAACACCGTTGAATTTCTTGGTCAATTAGCTAAGACTATCGTTGAAAAGTTCAAGCCTAAGATTATAGGAATTACAGGCTCAAATGGCAAAACTTCCACGAAAGAGATTGTATGGTCGGTCTTAAGTTCTGAAATATCTGCTTTCAAAAATGAAGGAAATTTAAATTCTGAAATAGGTCTCCCACTGTCTATTATAAATTCTTATAGGGGTGAATCTGTTTTAATTCTCGAAATGGCTCAAAGGGTAGTTGGAGATATTGAATACTTGTGCAAAATTTTTCCGCCAGATATTGGGGTCTTGCTTAATGTGGGGAGTGCTCATGTTGGAGTTGCAGGAAGTGTTGAAAACATTTTCAAGGGTAAGTGGCAAATTGTGGAAAATTCAAAAGAAGCATTGGTAAATTTTGACGATGAAAGAATGAGATGTACAAAATGTAGGTATTTCGGCACTACCGGCGGAGATTATATACTTTCTAAAAGAGAATACAACGGTTCATCAACTATTCTTACCTTTGAATATGAAGGCGAAGAATTTTATTACCAGCTTCCTGGATATTGGACAAAGCCGATGGCCTTATCTGCTTTAGTAGCCTTTGGTATTGCGGATATGATTGATGTATTATTTAATCCGCTCAACCTGGCGAATTACAAACCTTTAAAAGGGAGATTTAATGTTCACAGATTTAGCAAAGGATATTTAATTGATGATACTTATAACGCGAGCTATGAGTCGTTTAAAGCGGGCATAGAAGAAATTTTAGAAAATTTTCCTAAACCGCGTTATGCGATAGTTGGTGCTATGAAAGAATTAGGCGAATATTCAACTTATTATCATAAAAAGCTTTCTGAACTTTTAGAACAACTTGATGGTGTTGTTGTTTATGATAAAGAGGAAGAATCAAAGGACATAAGCTGTTCGAATATAATATTCAGAAGCGCAGATGATAAAGAAATTATAAGCTTTTTAAACAATAGGTTAATCAACGATAGTTTCGATGGTGTACTTTATTTCAAAGCATCACGTGCTGTTGAACTTGATAAAATAGTCGAAGAAGTGTTAAATCGAAAATTTTAG
- a CDS encoding UDP-N-acetylmuramoyl-L-alanyl-D-glutamate--2,6-diaminopimelate ligase: MKLGKLIETIEKFVVKSNIPPELIDKDIEHISNNSNNLKENTLFICRKGSKFDSHTIAERLYNEGMVIALVTEEEINTKLPHVQVYDSRLAEAYLAAEFYSHPYQHLITFGVTGTNGKTTCAHLFHHIMQQFGLNGSLSGTVLNDILGDKFYVHNTTPDAITIMDNMSKTHKNGGSYYSMEVSSHSLDQGRVETIRFDIAGLTNITRDHLDYHPTFEHYVNSKLHLFDLLKKDGIAVINEEYVQLLNGKKVPNLVTFGVNENAQYKISDITTGWNGTNFILRTPYGTKKVYTQMIGEYNAFNVTLVLAGLVEIGYEIDEVISYISSFRGVDGRFEPIPEARRLGIEVVIDFAHSPDALEKVISSARKLAKGRVIVVYGAGGQADKGKRPMMAEVVTRLADIAILTTDDPRGENPEEIINEVEKGVRPNSLSLTVLDRKEAIDTAITLANRGDVVLITGRGHEPYQIFSDTLKIPFKDRDVALDIILSKINKNHYSRD, from the coding sequence TTGAAATTAGGTAAGTTGATCGAAACTATTGAAAAATTTGTTGTAAAATCAAACATTCCGCCTGAATTAATCGATAAAGACATTGAACATATTTCGAACAATTCAAACAATCTAAAAGAAAACACACTATTTATTTGTAGAAAAGGTTCAAAATTTGATTCACATACTATTGCTGAAAGACTTTATAATGAAGGAATGGTAATTGCTCTTGTAACCGAAGAGGAAATAAATACGAAACTCCCACACGTTCAAGTTTACGATAGCAGACTAGCTGAAGCTTACTTAGCGGCAGAATTTTATTCGCATCCTTATCAGCATTTAATCACATTTGGTGTTACTGGAACGAATGGAAAAACAACGTGTGCTCACCTATTTCATCATATAATGCAACAATTTGGATTGAATGGAAGCCTTTCTGGAACGGTTCTTAATGATATTCTAGGTGATAAGTTTTATGTCCATAACACTACACCAGATGCAATAACTATAATGGATAATATGTCGAAAACACACAAAAACGGTGGAAGCTATTATTCTATGGAAGTCTCTTCACACTCTTTAGATCAAGGACGTGTTGAGACTATAAGATTTGATATTGCCGGTTTAACAAATATTACAAGAGATCACCTCGATTACCATCCGACATTTGAGCATTATGTTAACTCAAAGCTTCATCTTTTTGATTTACTAAAGAAAGATGGTATAGCTGTTATCAACGAAGAATATGTACAATTGTTAAACGGGAAAAAAGTACCAAATCTTGTAACTTTTGGAGTTAATGAGAACGCACAATACAAGATATCGGATATAACAACTGGATGGAATGGTACGAATTTTATTTTAAGAACACCTTATGGTACTAAAAAAGTTTACACACAGATGATAGGTGAGTATAACGCTTTTAACGTTACACTAGTACTTGCTGGTCTGGTTGAAATAGGTTATGAAATTGATGAAGTAATAAGTTATATTTCTTCTTTTAGAGGTGTAGATGGTAGATTTGAACCAATTCCTGAGGCAAGACGTTTGGGAATAGAAGTTGTAATAGACTTTGCGCACTCACCGGATGCACTTGAAAAAGTTATCAGTAGTGCCAGAAAATTGGCCAAAGGTAGAGTGATTGTTGTTTACGGTGCCGGCGGGCAAGCTGATAAAGGTAAAAGACCAATGATGGCTGAGGTAGTTACGAGACTTGCAGATATCGCCATACTCACAACAGATGATCCAAGAGGAGAAAATCCCGAAGAAATAATAAATGAGGTTGAAAAAGGTGTTAGACCAAACTCTTTATCATTGACTGTTTTGGATAGAAAAGAAGCTATCGACACTGCAATTACCTTAGCTAACCGTGGAGATGTTGTGTTAATTACTGGTAGAGGACATGAGCCTTATCAAATTTTCAGCGATACTCTTAAAATTCCATTTAAAGATAGAGATGTTGCGCTAGATATAATACTATCGAAAATAAACAAAAACCATTATTCAAGAGATTGA